The window TCGCCCCGATGTATCGCTGGCGCACGCATGTTGACTCCTGCGATAATCCCGCCGCGAGCGGCAGGCGAGTTCTGCTCCGGCGAGGGATCCCCATGCGATGGATTGATCGGCTCTGGCGCGAGGATCAACGCGTCAAGGCGACACCTGGCCGGGTCGCGGCCGCCCTCTCGGAAGGCATCATCCGCAGCACCAACCTCCTCCGCGTCCGCCTTCTCGAACAGGCCGCCTCGCGCGTCGATCGCAAGCGCTTCGAGAGCGAGGCCTGCATTCTCGAATGCCTCCTGTTCGAGTGGTTCCTCAGGGACGTGATCGTCGCCGTCGAGCTCGGGCGACACACCAACGTCATTCGCAAGGCGCTGGGCGAGCGGCTCACGCGCGACATGGACCGAAGCGGGCTCTCCCCGGCGGTGCTTCTGGATTTCGCCCGACTTCATCGCGAGCGCTTCGACGAGTACCGGAACGCGCTCGGCGCGGGCATCTCACTGCAGGTCCTGGGGCAGGAGGCCTGGCTACAGATCGCCGACACCGACGAGCCCAGCGATCGGATGACGATGTTCCTCGCGATGCGCGCGACCGCGGAGCTGCAGGCGCTCCGGGGTCTGGGCCGGCGGTACGTCGTCATCAGCGCTTTGCGTCCGTTGACCGGAGTCGGCGACGAAAGATAGCGCAGCCGATAGGACCGGAACGTGGGGCTGGTTCGGAGGCGAGTGTGGACTGGTTCGTTCCCCCCTGGCGGCATCGCTCGCGGGTGAAGACGACCGCGATGGGTGTGGCCGCCCCGATCGCCGATGCGATCGTGGAGAGCACCAACGTGCTGCTGACTCGCCTCGCGGAGCAGGGCTTTGTCGGGACGCATCCCGCCCGGACCAGGGCCGATGAGTGCCTCCTCGAGTGCGTTCTGTTCGAGTGGTTCCTGCGAGACCTGGCGCTGTCCTACAGCTTCGGGCGCGAAACGACGTCGATCCGGGCGGCGCTGGCCGGGCGCGTCCTGGTCAATCTGCAGCGCAGCGGGCTGCCGCCGCACTCGTTCGAGGACTTCGACCGCCGCCACCGGGAGCGGTTCGCCGAGTACACGTTCAGCACCGGCCTCAGCGCGTCGCTGCAGCCGCTCGGCGCGCTGGCCTGGCGACGCATCTCGGGAAGCGATGAGCCGAGCGAGCGAATGACCATGCTGCTGGCCGTGCGTGCAAGTGCCGAACTCGCCGGCTACCGGAGTGTCAGCTGATGGATCGGCGATGGCTGGGGCGTAGCTTCTACCCGATCCGGGTCACGCGTGCGGCTCGTGCTCGCCGAAATAATAGCGCCACGCCCGCTCGAGCAGCTCGGCGGTCAGGATGAACCGGCGGTTCTCGTAGCGGCAGATGTCTGCGCAGCGGTCGACGAGATCCCGAGGCTGGCAGGCCCGCATCTCCCGGCCTTCCCGAGCGTAGCGAGCGAGGAGCACGTCGAGGAGGCGGGGATCGTACCGGAGCCCCTGGGCCTCCACATACTGCCGGAAGATCCTGCCGTAGGTCTCGGCGCCCGGTGAGTCGGCGGCGAGACGGTACCCGAGCCGCCGGAGGAACGCCTCCTCCGCGAGGTCCGCCGCGTGAAGATTGCTGGCGAAGATCAGGAGCTGCTCGAACGGGACCTGAATCTTCTTGCCGGTGTGCAAGGTGAGGTAGTCCACCCGGTTCTCGAGGGGGATGATCCAGCGGTTGAACAGGTCGCGAGGTTGGATCCGTTGCCGGCCGAAGTCGTCGATGAGCAGGGTGCCGCCATTCGACTTCATCTGGAAGGGCGCCTCGTAGAACTTCACGCTCGGATCGTAGCTCAGATCCATGCTCTCGATCGTGAGCTCGCCGCCGACCACCACCAGCGGCCGCCGGATCTTGATCCAGCGCTGGTCGTACGGACCGGACGGCGGGTCGGCGGGCGCGTGGTTGTGGGAATCGAAGACGTTGATGAC of the Candidatus Methylomirabilota bacterium genome contains:
- a CDS encoding ATP-binding protein, yielding MSTTSDDAPWIRRRKLFEPEVQAREIIAPPSVDAASPADGLLPPTPTSVEDSGLDFGFLVDLALKTVYADTSCTTQRAADRLALPLGIVDLLLQHLYRERHIEIRETIASQNRRYAMLDRGWERVRRLLDLNAYIGAAPVSLDAYTAMVRRQEQQRATVTPAAVQTACADLILPDSTLHLLGVAANSRRSLFLTGAPGNGKTSIARSLHQALRGEIWIPQAIEVDGHVINVFDSHNHAPADPPSGPYDQRWIKIRRPLVVVGGELTIESMDLSYDPSVKFYEAPFQMKSNGGTLLIDDFGRQRIQPRDLFNRWIIPLENRVDYLTLHTGKKIQVPFEQLLIFASNLHAADLAEEAFLRRLGYRLAADSPGAETYGRIFRQYVEAQGLRYDPRLLDVLLARYAREGREMRACQPRDLVDRCADICRYENRRFILTAELLERAWRYYFGEHEPHA